Genomic DNA from Burkholderia vietnamiensis LMG 10929:
TCGAATTAATTCACATCCCAATGCCAAAAAATTAACCGGGCTCAATCTGGGTCAACCCGTTGCCGCTGGAGTGGATGCAATATTAATAGCATTCTCCGATTCAAGTGTTAACAAGTGTTAGATCCAGTGCGGATATCGCCGCCAAACGTTTGGAAAACACACGCAATTCGATTTCCGTAATTGAATAGCAAGACAAAAATGGACATTTAACCAGTACTCTCGATTCAATTTTCCGGATTATAAGAACTCAATGTATCGTCTCTTTCTTCAATATAGATCAATATCTTTTACACGATAGGAGATTCGCCGGCGTCGATGCCGGCCCAGAAGGATAGAGATGTTGGGAGCTGAAGCCGAACTGCTAGGATGAGCACCGTCGCTCTGCGAGAAGACGCCGGCATGTCGCATCGAACGTCGATGTTCGCATCGCGCATCACCATGGCGCCATACGCATCTATGCAACGGCGTGTGAGTTTGCGCGCGGCCTGAGGGGGTGACGCGAGCCGATCGTGACGCGAGTCAGATGCTAAGTGTCCGCGTGGACACATGCACTCAGACCGTGATGACAGAGAAACAGGACCTTCGAAGCAGACTGGTGGTTGGCCGCAGACGGGATGGCCGGCGGGAATTTGATGAAGATGCCGTGCGGGAGCTGGTCGAGTTTTGCCTGAGGCCGGGGGTATCGATCGCCCGGGCGGCCATGGACCATGACGTTAATCCGAACCAGTTGCGTCGCTGGATCTCGCGCCATCAGCAGCATACGCTGCAAACCCAGACGAGGCCGGACCCGCTGGTGATCGACGGCGTATCGATCGACATTCCGGGCACTGCACATCGGGCTCAAATGATTGCCGACACGGCATACACGTCGTGCGCGCCCTCGCTTGTTGAAAACGGAACGTCAGCTCCACACATTCACTATCCGACTGCCTGGCAGCGGAGATTGGTTCGGCAGTGCCACGAACCGATGCAGCCGCTCGCACGCATCCTCATAGCGATATTGCGGCACGCTCGCCAAGACTTCATCGAAACGCAGCAACACCCGCTCGATCGGCGGCCATTGCTCTGCCTGCAACTGCCACGGGAGGCCGTCCGTTGCCTGCTGGATGCACGCATCGAGCGCTGCCTCGACCTTCAGGAACAGATTGACGTCTGCCTCAGAGCGATCCTTGTCGAGAAGATAGAATGTCGTATAAATAACGAGCAGCAGCGCGACCAAAGTCTGCGCCGTGCCATGCCCGGTGCGCAGGGTCGTCAGTACCAAGTGATTCTCTAACGAGATGTCCTGGATCAATGCTGCCGGCAGGGGCAGCAGCATTTGTTTCGTGCGGACCTTACGCTTACGCAACATGTCGAGTGAACTCCGGCTTGATTGGGGTGAGTAATCGTTGATACGCATAGGAGTCGGTTGGGGACTGTCGCCCCTGGCCGGTACCAACGGCGCTCCGATGGACTTGACTCATCGAGGCAGTGTCAGGGCACGAATCGGGCTCATCTTGTCGTAGAAGCGGCCCGCCTCGAAGACCTCCATCTCGACGGCCCAGTAATAGTCGCCTGCGGTGAGATTCGAAACCATGATCTCTCGTCCCGACAATCCTTCTTCGTCGATAATGGGGGCATGCAAGTCTGGCGATGACGACAACACAAAGCGATATCGGGTATGCGTGTCCGCGCCGGTCGGTGTCCAGCGGAACACATAGCCTTTGGCCTGGGGCGTCGCGCTCGCGGCCAGCCCCATCTGCCTACGCTCGAACGCGTAGATGCGCGGCTCGCCTTCTAGACCGTTCGCATCCAGGGCGGTAATACGTACAAAGTACGTCCCGTCCGGCACCTCGCCAAACGTCGCGCGCGAAGTTTCAGTACGCGTCTGCCTGAACAGGTCCAACGCCCCGGCATCACGCGCGAGTTGCACGTGATACTGACGCGCGCCCGCGAGCGGCGCGAGATCGAACGTCACGTCCGGCTCGTCCTGTACCCGCTCCGGCTTAATAAGCGACGGCGCAGGCAACAGTTCGACGGCCTCCCCAATCTCACCCGCCGCACCCGCAATCAAACCGTAGTGAGCAGGTACCAGTGTGGGCTGACTGTCCGGATCGGACGCGACCGTCACTGCTCCGTCCAGCACCTCGATGCGAGTTGCAGCATCACCTGCATCGGCATGCGTTCTGAACTGTGTGCCCCGCACGCCGGCCGTCACCGAAGGCGCGTGAATCTCGAAGCGGTCGTCGCGGTGCTTCAGATGCTTCACTTCACTATCGAGCGAACCGCGTTCCAAGCTAAACGCGCGCTCAATCGTGTTCGTCAGGCACGTACGCCGCAGGGTCGTGAGGCGCAAATCACTATCGGACAACATGCTCACCAATGTGCCGTCCGGCAATTCGAGCGTTACGAAACCAGTGTCTGCCGTGCGGACCCGGTCGCCCTCGTTCAACGACATACCGACAACAAGCGGCACAACAAGTCCGCCGGCGACGCGTTCGGCCGCCCCCTGAACAGCAAGCACGCGTGCCGATAGCGATTCGCGCCGCAATCGCGCGACCGGTACTTTCAGCTCGACACCGGTACGCAAGCGCCGGGTTGCAGACACATGATTCACGCGAGCCAGCCGCCGCCAGTCTTGCGGGCTCTGCAAGTAGCGCTGGGCAATGCCGTACAGCGTATCGTTTGCCCGCGTCGTATAGTGCGTCATCTCGCTAACAGGGGGGCGGGCACTCGCCGCTAGGGGCACTACACTCGTCGCGACGAGCCACGTCGCACATAACGCATCACGGGCAACCCGTATGGAGGGAACAAAATTCATGACAATGCGGGTTTCAGGCGGCCTACGCTCCGTAGAGCCGCGGGGTTCTTGATCGCCATCCACTTCGGCGGTCGCCCCCGGCCGCTCCACGTTCGCCCGGTGGTGGGGTCGCGATAGTGCGGTGCCGAAAGGGATTTGCGTGGCGTGTGCGCCGGGCGCGCGTGGTAGCCGAGGTCTTCCGGCGTGATGCCGTATTCGGCCATCGTCTACCTGATCGACACGACGATTTCGGCAATTTCCTGACGGCGCACTTCGTCGGCCTGCGCCTGCAGCTTGGCCAGTTGCGCCTTGAGTTGCGTATAGCGAGACATGAGTTGTTCCTGTTAGTCCGCCCAGCGTGCCGGGCAGACGAAGTTCAGACGTCGATCACTCGTCGGCGATTAAGGAATAGCCAATCCCCGCGGCGACCGCACCGATCAGAGGGGCCACCCAGAACAGCCACAGCTGGGCAAGCGCCTCCCCCCCTACCAGCAGCGCGGGACCTGTCGAACGCGCCGGGTTCACCGAGGTATTGGTCACCGGAATCGAGATTAGATGGATCAAGGTCAGGCACAAGCCGATCGCGATCGGAGCGAATCCGTCCGGTGCGCGCTTGTCGGTAGCCCCGAGAATGACGAATAGGAAAAAGAAGGTCATGGCCATCTCGGTGAGGAACGCCGCCATCATCGAGTAATGGCCCGGCGAATGATCGCCGAAACCGTTGGTGGCAAGGCCGCTGGCGATCGGATCGAAACCCGGTTTGCCGGAGGCCACCGCCACGAGGAAACAGGCAGCCAGAAACGCCCCGACCAATTGCGAGACGACGTACGGCACGACTTCTCGCGCCGGGAAACGCCGCGCCACGGTCAATCCAAGTGTCACCGCCGGGTTCAGGTGACAGCCTGACACGTGACCGATCGAAAACGCCATGGTCAGCACCGTCAAACCGAAGGCAAGCGATACTCCCACAAAACCGATGCCGAGATCCGGAAACGCGGCGGCCAGCACTGCACTGCCGCACCCGCCGAGCACGAGCCAAAAGGTGCCGAGCAGCTCAGCACCGAGACGTTTGAACAGAGGCATGATGCACACTCCTTCACAAAGGGTACTTGAATGAACAGCCTGCTCGGCACCGCGCGCCCGGCGATGCGAGTACATGCGGCGACGTGGTGGGAGCGCTATTTCTGCGGCCCCATGATGTTCTCCAGGTGTTCGCCCGGAAGCACGATCTCCGTGCGCCGGTTCAGCGCACGCCCCTGCGCCGTGTCGTTGGTCACGACCGGGTTGTCAAACGCAAACCCGTGCGTCGTAACGCGCGAGGCTGCGATACCCCGTTGGATCAGCGCGTCGGCAACCATCTCGGCCCGTGCCTCGGACAAGTGCTGGTTGTATTCGCGCGTGCCGACGTTGTCGGTATAGCCATTCACCTCGATCGGCCTGTCGCTGCGGCTGAGCAGCACGACCGACCGGTCCACGACCGGCCCGGCATCGGCGCGCAAGTTGGATTTGTCGAAGTCGAACAGGACCGTCTCGGGCAGCCGCACCAGGACCCCCTTCGCCGAGGGCTCGACGGTGATGCCCACCGCCTGATTCGCCGCGACCTCCTGGTCGCGGTTCAACGCCGGTTCGCTGGCGCAGCCGACCAGCAGCACGGCCGCGCTCATTACCGCAATTCCCATCGTTGTTCTCATGATTTCCTCCCGCTGTTGAGTTGGATCAATACCACTAACAAATGCTGCTTCAATGCCTCGCCTGGGGCGACGCCGTCACTCGGACCTGCGATCTCCTCCATGCTCGCCACCCAGAACTGCGTCGGTACCTGAACCTGACGATTCGCGTCCGTTACAGGCCCGGTGCAATAGCCGATCACCGGCATCGCGAACCGCAACACCAGCACGGACCCCAGCCACCATGTGCGTAGCGTCGGCGCATCGCGACGGACGTCATGTGCAAGCAAGACGAGCGCCGTTGGCGCTTACGTGGCACAGGCTCTTGCATCATGTGTCTTGAACGATCCCAGCCCAAGCGCGCTCCAGTACCGAAGCGAGAGCCGCTCAAACAGGGTTTCCTTGACTCCCGTGAGCACGTGTTCGACATTTGCGCTCATCAACGCCTTGTCACGCGTTGCATCGCGCTTGATCATCGCGAACATGAACGGCGCGACCATCGCCGTAAGCGTCGCGGCGCCTTGCGCCGTCAAGCCCGAGCGCTCGGCCAGCGTGTCGTGGAAACACGCGAGCCGCTCGCCGAGCAGCGTGTCCAGCTGGATCTGACCCAGCCCCACCAGCCGACGAGGGGCATCGCCGACAGAGAACAGTTCGTGCGTGCCTTGCGACAACAGGTCAGGGTCCGTCGAGGACCTCCTCAACACGCGCATGAGTGCTTCGTGTCCGTCACCTTGCAGGCCATGGTGGGCTGTAATACCCAGCAGGTTCGGCAAGACTGATTCGACGCCGGCCCGAACCGCGAAGACTGGTTCTTCCAGATAAGCCGGTACCTGTTGCTCGATGGGTTGAGCAATCAACACTTGCAATGCGTAAAGCATGTCGTTTGGCATCGTGGACCCTCCTGGTTAGAACACGCTCAGTCGACATTCGCGGGCGCGTCAGCCTGAGCGATCCGAAAATCCTCCGGATCCCGTCCTGCGATCCATCGCGGCGGCCTGCCCCGCCCCGACCACGTCAGGCCCGTCTTTGGATCGCGATAGCGCGGTTCAGCCTTCCGCACCGGTCGCCCTCCGAAGGCTTCGTCTTCCTCGAGCAAATCAATATCGCTCGGGCTGATGTCGTACTCACGGATCAACCGGACAATCTGGCGTAGCACGTCCAGACGTCTCGTCGACCGGTGCCTGGCTATCTTCGCGTCCAGGCGCGCACGCCTGGCCAGAAGTTCCTTCATCGCATCGCTATCCATGTCAGCTCCTTTGATCGCCCGTCGCCCCACACGCCGGCGTGTGCGGTGTCGCGCGAGCGTCGATACGGCGGGCTGAATCAGATCCTGGCTATTACCTGGCCGTGTGCACGCGATAGTGCACGGCCTGATGCTTGGCGTGATGGCGCAGGTTCGCATACGAGGCCTGCGCGGTCACGGCACCGACGATGACGATGCTCATCATCGAGATAAACACCCCTTCATCAGCTTTTCCTGAGTCGTGGTCAAGCAAAAACGCGGTCGCTCGTGCCGCATAAAACTCTGTCATTCGGTGCCAGGCGAACCGGGCGGAAGCGTTCGCAACCGCGCACGCAGGTCCGCGATCTCCCACAACCCCAGACACCGGTCGTACTGCGCAATCGTTCCGAACTCCGGATAAGTGATCGATTCATGGCTGCCTTCGATCAGCAATGCGCGCAGCGGCGGCAGGTCATACGGCGCCATCTCCAGATTGATCGGCGTCCAACCGCCCGTCTGAATATCGCCGTTACGCGGATACGAGCGATACGTGAAGGTCGTCGTGAGGACATACTGCGCGTTCGTGCGGCACAGGTTATGCAGCGCCCGGAACACATCCGCGGGCGAGAAGTGGAACAGGCAGTCACGGCACAGGATCAGGTCAACATCCGGCAGTCGATCCTTCAATAGGTCCAAGCACACGAAGCTACGCCGCGCCGATGCATAAGCTGCCTGATTGGCGCGCACAGTTTCCTCGACGATGTCCGCGCCGATGTACCTGATATCATCCAGATCGACGTGGCGCATCCAGTTGAAGTCACCGCACGGTACGTCGAGGATGGAACGTATGCCCAGACGCTGCAGCAAGCCAGGCAGCTCTCGGATGATGCGCTCGGTGTTACGCAGTTCGGACCCCCATCCCGAAACACTCTCGCTCGAGTGCCATGCTTGCTCGCGATAGATTCTAGAAAACACTTCGGCAGTCGGGTCCGACATGGTCGATACGTCCCATCGAGTCAATAAAAAGATCAGGTTGAACAGGCCCGGCGGGTCGCGCGTCACGGCCCACAGTCGTCGGTCGAGCCGCGCAGACGCGGATAGCCCGGTTGCGCTGAGTCGATCACATCGACACACCGACCGGGGGCGACCTTGCTGGTAGTGTCGAGCTGACGCAGGGTGCCGTCGGATAGCCGCACCTCGTAGTGATAGACGGGTGCTGAGCCTCCGCGCTCGAACAGGCGCGACAGATCGAAACCGAGTCCCGCTCCCAAAAAGCCACCGCTGCTGATACCGGATCCACCGAGGTAGCCGCCCCCGACTTCGGCCGTGGTGCCGCTGCCCTGTTGCGCAAAATCGACGCGCCGCACCACCCGCGCGAGGACCACTTTGGCGTCGGCCGGCAATGCGGGGGCTTCCGCATCGAGCGTGTTGCAGCCCGCCAGCACCCCCGCGATCGCCCACGCAAGGCCCATGGCCACCCCTTGTTTCATCCAGCGCATGCTGTTCTCCTTTCGCTTGAACATCGCATTGACCCGCCTGCGACTACCGCCATCGCACGGCCGCGCCGCGCGGCGATGCGACCACGCGCGGCACCGGCGGTTCGGCGCTCTGCAGCACGATCACCAGCATGGCGATCAGCCCCAGCGCGAAACCGAGTAGTACGCCCAGTCCGAGCTGGCGCGACGTCGACAAACGCCGTGCGGCCCTCACCATGCGATCGCACCAGGCGCGCGCGATGTGGCGGATATTGCACCTTGCTCTAGAATCGCGTGCCGACATGGCATCCTCCAGCGCCACCGCCGTTGGTCGCCATCCCTGCGCATCCGAACAGACCACATCCGGAGAGCAGCAGCGCGGCAAGCGCGCCGGCGAGAGCGGCGCGCCAGGACCGGCCGTGGGTCATGTCGACTCCCTCGCGCGACGCGTCGTCGATGCGTCATTCGAATTGCCTTTCGATGTACGTTTCGGCGAGTAATCCGGCACCGGGCCGCGTTTCACCGCCAGCGCACTCAGATCCTTGACCACCTGCTCGAGCACTGGTGTCCAGTCGCCGTAGTCCGCCTGCCGATACAGCGTGACGCTCGGATACCAGGGGCTGTCGCGGCGCTCGGTCATCCACACCCAATGCGGATTGACGTCGAGCAGCACCCAGGTCGGTCGCCCCATGGCGGCAGCCAGGTGGGCCACCGATGTGCACACCGTGATCACGAGGTCAAGATTGGCAATGATCGCGGCCGTGTCGTCGAAGCTGTGCAATTCCTCGGATACGTCGACGAGCGTCATGCCGCCCGCGCGAAGCGCCGCTACGTCCTCGGCAGCGTCGAGCTGAAGGCTGAACCACTCGATCGCCTGGGCGCTTGCGAATACCTGGGCGAGCGCTTGCGGCGGCACTGAGCGCAGCGCATTGCGCTGGTGGCTGCGGCTGCCACTCCACACCAGCCCAACCTTCAAGGCCGAGCTCGCCTTCTGCAGCCGGCGGCGCCATGCGTCGAGCTTGGCGGGATTCGCGCGGAGGTAATTGGTTCGAACGGGCAACTGCTCGGGCGTGATCCCCTGCATGAATGGGATGCTCGCCAGCGGCAGATGGAAGTCCGCCCGCGGCAGCTCGGCCTGATCGTGTGGCACCACGGTGTCCACCACCCCGTGCAAACTGCGAGCCAGCAATGTCTGCAAGTGCTGGAAGCCGGAGTAGATGAGCGAGCCACCCTCGCGCTCGACCCGCTCAGCCAACGCCGGAACGAAGCGCACGAACTGGAACACATCTCCGTGGCCCTGCTCGCCCCACACGAACAGCGTCTTGCCCGCGAGCGGCTCACCCTGCCAGCGCGGCATGGGAAGGTTCGGCGCGACGTCGCGCAACTCGGGCGAGCCGGCCCATCGCGCCTCGTGGTGCAACCAGCCGTTGCTATAGTCGCCCAGCAGTAGCTCAAGCATCGCGACCGACCACATCATCGACGCGTTGCTCGGCTCGAGCGAGAGCGCACGCTGCGCGACGTGCAGCGCTGCCTGCCACTGCTGGCACTCCTTGAGCACGTACGAATATGTTTGCAGCGCGGTCGGATAGTTTGGCGCGAGCGCACAGGCGCGCTCGACCGCGACCAGCGCATCGTCGAGTTTCCCCTGTTTAAGCGCGGCGGTCGCCAGGTTGGTCCAGGCTAGCGCATTGCCCGGGTCCAAGCGCAGCGCGAGCCCCAGTTCGTGCTGGGCGCTCGCGTATGCCTTCAGCTCGAGGTGCGCCGCGCCGATATTGTTGTGCAGCATCGGCGCGTGCGGGTCGCGCTGTGCGACCTCTGCGTAGGCATCCATGGCTTGCTGATGCATGCGCGCGCGCTGATAGACGAGCCCTAGCGCGAACCAGCGCGTCGCCTCGCCGGGCTTGTGCTGACAGCGCATCAACGCAAGTCGGATCGCATTCGCGTGATGGCCAAGCTGCGACGACACCTCGATCCATTCCTGCACCCAGTCCTCGTCGAACGCATCCTCGACCGAGGCGTGCGCAAAAGCCTCGTCGGCCGCCTTTAGGTCACCCAGGCTCAACGCCACCCGCGCCCGCTCGATCTCCATCGCGCGGGTGGACGGATAGTGCACGCAGTAGACGTCAAGCAGTGCGCGTGCCTGATCGGCTCGCCCGCGCAGGCGCAGCAACTGACTCATCAGCGTATACGCCTGGGCGTCGTCGTTCCTCGGACGGTAGTGGTTCAGCGCGCGTTGCGCGCCGAGCAAATCGCCCGTCTCCAACAAGTCTTCGACCTGCGTGAGACTCTCGATCGTTTCGTGCGTTGTTACCATGCTGTGCCCCATCGTTTTGCTGATTAATTGAATTGCGAGGCGAGCACCGCGCCCATCAGCGCGCCAACCAGCCAGCCCACCGATCGCCCGAGCCACACCGCCGCGTCGACAGGGGAACTCAGCACCTCATGACGGTGCAGCCGCCTGCTCACAAGAGGTTGAGTAAAAAGCAACCCACCGGCCACCACGAACGTCACGCCAAATTGCGTCCACGCCCGCGCAATCCAGTGCCCCGCCAAGTCGTCGAGCAATCCCATGCCGACGACCACAATCGCGATGGTCAGTGCGATACCGATCAACGTATTACCCACGAACCTGTCCGTGTAATCCGTCACAGTGCCCCTCCTTTGCGCTCTTCCTTGCGCCTCATGCTCATGGCAACGGCGAGCCCCACCACAGCACAAAGGCGTTGCCCATCAACAAACCCGCCACGATGCCCACCACGCGCCCCTGCCGGGCAGCCCGTCGCGCCCCGCTATCACGGTGCAGCCACGAGCGCTTCCGAGTTCGGTATGCCAACCCGGTCGCCATCGCATACACGAGTGTCACGAACGCAACGGTCACCACCGTCGTAAGCGCAAGTCGCTGCCATCCCGAGATACGGTTCATCGTCGGCCACACCATCTCCAACAGACCCACCATCATCGTCATCGCGCACGTCATCGCGCCTGCACCAAACACGTTGGCCACAAAGCGGTCGGTGCTATCAAACGACCTCACCCCGCCTCCTTAATCACCGGACGATCCGGGCGTGCTCGGCGAGTCCCGCCACGAGCCGCTCGAAGGCTGCATTGCGGCCCCGGGCTTCGAGGAACTTCCGCACGCCGGGCGCCGCCACGTCGTAGCTCGGTGTCTGCGTCGGTCGGCTTGCTTCGAGCTTGACGATCACGAACTGCCCTGCCACTGCGATCGGCGTCGAGCTCACCTGGCCTGGCTGCAGGCGAGCGATTTCCTGCGCGATCGGCAGCGCCACCCCCATCGTTTTCCCCTCGGCGGGCGGCGTCTTAAAGCTCACCCAGGGCAACGCTCCGCCAGCCTCGCGCGTGCTATCCATGCTGGTCTCGCGCGCCACCTCGTCAAACGCGACCCCGGCTTTCAGCTTCTCGAGCACACCGGCGGCGCTCGCCGCATCCCGCACCGCGATGATCCGCGTCTGATACTCGCGCGGGCCTTGCTCCGCGACCATCGCGTCGTAGGCCGACTTGACCTGTGCATCCGTGACGGCTGGCACCTGCAGATGGCGCTCCAGGTACAGCCGGTTCTCGGCGTTCACGCGCGTCGTTCCCGTCAACCCCGCGACCGTCGGCGCACGGTCCAGGCCTTCGCCAAGCGCCGCCTGCCGAACCAGTTCGCGCCCGATGAGCCCGCGCACGGCAACCTCGCGCATTTCTGGACTGTCGGGCAAGTGCGTCTTGGCCAGCACGTCGTCCACCTCGCCGCGCACGATCGGCACGTCGTTCACCAGCGCGACCGTGCCCGTCGGCAATGCCACCTGCGCCGACGCGGATGATTCCGCGGCGCGCCCCATTGCGGCGGCCAGACACCCCACCAGCATCCAGCCGGCCATGTACGCTCTGTGTTTCATTGATTTATCCCCTGAATAAGCCTGCGAGTAACTGATCGTATTGCGCGACCACCTTCGGGTTCGTGGCCAAGAAACCGCCGATCACCTCGCGCTGGCGGGTGCGGTAGTCCTGCCACTGCTCGTCGTGGCGCGTGAGCGCCGTGACCAACTGCCGTGCGCCGGCCTCCACGTCGTTGCCCTGGTAGAAGTACCCCAGTCCCGCGCACAGCTGCGCGTTGTGCACGAGCGCGTAGCCGTTCCAGCACACGTCGAAGTAGTAGTAGTTCAGCGCGAGGCCCCACTGGTGCGAGATCACAACGTCGGTCAGCTCGCTCAGAAACTGGGGCGTCTCATAGCGGCCGACGAAGCTCGCCTTGTGCTCGCGCACCAGATCCAGGTACTGCATCACGCCGATGAACTCAGGGCTGCCGAGCGCCAGCCAGTCGGCATTGGTCACGTGCACGTGCGCGATCTGCGCGCCAACGCGCCGGTACGCTTGCTCCGCGATCAACAGCGGGTACAGGCAGAATTTCATCACATCGATGTTTGGCTCCATAATCGACAGCCGCTTCGGTCCAGCATGGGGTCGGTATTGCCCCCCGTTCGGCAGGTTCACGGTGCGTGCATCCAGACACATCGGGTCCCATACGAACGGCACCTGGTGCACCGGCTTGCGCCGCAGCGTCTGGAAAAAGTGGGCGCTTGTCTCCATCACCTGAGGGATCACCCACACCTGGTCGTAGCACTGGTTGATGAAGACCTGATCGGTCATGCGGCGCCTGAAGATCATCGCCTCCATCATCTGCACGTACTCAGGTCCGCAGCAGTAGCTCACTACCCGTGCGCCGCGAGACTGCAGGTACTTGCACTGCGCTTCGTTGATCTGCCCGCCCAGCTCGACGAGCACGTCCAGATCGTCCTTGGCCGCCTCGAACGGCTTGACCGGGAACTGCGTCAGATCCCACGGCAGCTGCGGCGTGATCGCCACCTGCGTGGTGTTCACCAGACACACCGCATGCTTGAGCGGCGAGTGCTGGAACACACGCATCAGGTACAGCGCGTTCTGCTTAATGCCGTTGACCCACAGGCTTTCGGCTTCGTTGTGCAGTCCGATCGTGATACCGATGCGCAAGGCACGCGGGTGTTGTCGTTGTTGTTGACCATTCATCGCGAGACACCCCAGGAAAATTGAACTTGGCGCCGCACGATCACACACGACGGCGGTGCCTCGACGAGGGTCACTGTTTCGCGCGAATGGTGCGGATCCACATACACCGTCACGCCGCGCACCAGTGCGGCGGCCTGATATCCGGTCAACTCCGCACGTGCCACCTCGCGGCACGCAAGCGGCGCACTCGAGATGCGTTCGGCAAGGATCGTGCAGCCGCCTTGCAAGGCGGGCGAAGTCGTCAGCGACAGGATCGCTGACGACTCCCGGTACTCGATACCCGATAACGAAAAAAACGGCGCCCCGTCCGGATTGCTGCGGTCCCAGTCGAGAACCACGTCCTGACGCTGTGCGTTGACAAAGGCGCGGCTCGCCACCGCGTCGATCGCGCCCGCGCAGCGCCGGATGCCGATTGCGTGCGCCGCGCGCCCCAGCACCGTCGCCGGCGTGGTCACGACGCTCGTGGGCGGCGTTGGTGTTGGCGTAGGCGTCGCCGCACCGTCGCCAGCCAGACCCTGCGCATGGGCGAGCACGCTCGCCGCGACCGCCGCGCTCACCAGCGATGCCCTGATGGCCGGCCCGACACCCCGCACGAGCCCGTGTCGTTTCATCGCGGTACTCATTCGTATAACTCGGCAATGGCCGCCCCGTATTGAGCGACGTTGCTTTCAGCGAGCGGGTCCAGTGTCGCGAGAAACTGGCGCGCCTCATCTCGATACCGGACGAGGTCCACATCGTGTTCGGCAAACGCACGCCGCAGCGCGAGCGCTCCATCTTCGCAGTCGAAATCGGCGTAGCGGTAGCCACACCCGCTCAGGAACGCCGAGTTGTGGATCAGCGCATAGCCGCCGTACAGCGCCTCGTAGTACACATAGTTTTGGGCGTTCTCCCA
This window encodes:
- a CDS encoding DUF2827 domain-containing protein yields the protein MNGQQQRQHPRALRIGITIGLHNEAESLWVNGIKQNALYLMRVFQHSPLKHAVCLVNTTQVAITPQLPWDLTQFPVKPFEAAKDDLDVLVELGGQINEAQCKYLQSRGARVVSYCCGPEYVQMMEAMIFRRRMTDQVFINQCYDQVWVIPQVMETSAHFFQTLRRKPVHQVPFVWDPMCLDARTVNLPNGGQYRPHAGPKRLSIMEPNIDVMKFCLYPLLIAEQAYRRVGAQIAHVHVTNADWLALGSPEFIGVMQYLDLVREHKASFVGRYETPQFLSELTDVVISHQWGLALNYYYFDVCWNGYALVHNAQLCAGLGYFYQGNDVEAGARQLVTALTRHDEQWQDYRTRQREVIGGFLATNPKVVAQYDQLLAGLFRG